The sequence below is a genomic window from Pleurocapsa sp. PCC 7327.
ACGATTACGATATCTAAGTCTCCTTCCTTCTCTACTTGGATGTCCATCGCTGTGAGGGCACAGATAAGCGATTGCGCTGGGAGAGTGCTAAAGGAAGTGACGGAGACTTTAGTTGTTTGCCATCGGTTTGCGGTTTTAGGAGAATCGCAGTTTAAAAGCTCCCAGAATGCTACGATATCTAATGATAAAGGCTCGTTACCTTCTACTAAGTAGCCTTTTTGCTCCATCAGCATGAGTGCGTAGTAAATTTCGGCAGCAGGGGCTTGTTCTCTTAAAAGGTTAACGATATCGTCAATGGAATTGCGTCCATTAATTAAAGGCGCTAAGAGTTCGTATAGACGACCCGTAAGGGTAAAATACTCTGATTCGGAGAGCAGAAATACGCCGACAGATTCTACGGTTTCGACGTGAAAACAACTTTTAAATTTGGGTTGGTTAAGCATCTTTATCTTTGGTAAATGGATTTTTTTATCTCATGCAAAGGCGAGGACACGCGTGCGGAACCTGCGTCCGCGCTTCAAGCGTCCGTCGCAAAGGCACAAAGAAGAGCAATAAGTAAGAAAGAATAGAACCGCGATTAATCATGGCGATATTTGTTTCGTTTTAAGAGAAAGCCTGCACTGACGATCGCTAGTCCTGTAAGCGGGCTAGGTTCTGGGATAGAAACTGAGTTGTTGTTTTGGAGAACGCTATCTATCCACCGAGCATAAAAAGAGACGCGGGTATCGACTGAAAATTCACCGAAACTTGAGTCTGTCCGTGTTGGCGTGAGATCTGTGGATAACAAGCGATCGCTATAGTTAGCACCAAAACCGTAGGAAGTAATGCCAGCAATTAGCCCATCAATAAAATTTGGACTGCCAGAATCGCCCAGTGCCGAATTGACTTCTTTTAACCCCAGTCCTAAATTGGCATATTGGGATCCGAAAACAACCCCAAAAGCATCATTTTCGGGACGACCATTGTCAAAATCATATGCCAGCGTGCCCGGAAGTATGGGAAAGTCCGGAATTAAGCCGTTTAAAAGTTCTCCCGACGCATCGTAAGTATTTTTACCTAAACGCTTTTGATAGTCAAAGTCTGCAAGCGAAAGCCCCGCACCGCGATCGCCCGTCCCAAATGCCCCATACCCTACTAAATTAAAGACTTTCCCGATTTCGTTGTTGTCTCGATAGATATCGTATCGAGTCAGTTGCTGCGGGGCTTTGGTTATTAACTCGATAATGGCAATATCGTTGGCGACAATGGAATGCTCGTATTCTGGATGGATAAAAAATTGGGCAGCCGAAAGCTTAATCTCGCCAAAGTCTAACACGAAGTCCTGGGGCTTAAATTCAAAAACGCAGTGACCAGCAGTGAGAAGATGCAACCCTGTTTTTAACAGGGATCCCGCACAAGAATGACGATTGCTTTCTTGCCCTGCTAATCTGGCAACGCCATTAAAAACCGACGTTATGTAATCGTCTGGATGGCTTACTGTCGCTATCCGCCGTTGTACTGGGCTGGTTTTTAAATTAAGATTGGCAGCCGCTGCCTGAGAACCACTCCCTAGACACGTAAGTAGCCCCAGAAACGCGATCGCGCAGCGTACCGGAGGCATTCTCGCATCTGTCATATTCCGTCGAGCGTTTAAGTTATCTATTGGGTGATGGATAAATAAATGAGGATGGGTTAGGCGTATGTAGCGTAACCCATCTTCTAGTTAGGAAACTTTTGAAATTTGATGTAAAAAAATCAATATCTTAGCAGCAGCTACGGCAAGCAGATGCTACGTCCACTCCGCCTAAACTCCAAGCGCTAATCTGTTCGTCGCTTAAATCGCTAGGTTTGGGGGGCAGATTGATTTGGTAGATGGTCATGCCGTCAGCTCCTTGAAGAACTGGAGCATTGGTCGAATCTTGATTGACAACGATTTTTACAAAATCTTCAATGAAAACTCCCGCTTCGCGAAGAATTTCAGTTGGTTCGCTGATGAAACGCTTGCGAAATTCATCGTCCATCCATGCTTTGGCAACAAGTTTGGACACAGTGACTTCTAAAGATTTTAAATTTTTCGTTAAGTTCATTATCGATCCTCACTGATATTTGTGTAGAATGCGTCCTAATTTACATAGCATTTTTAAGATTGGTCGAGCGTAATATTACTGAAATTGAAAGTTCAATTTCTTGAAAAAATACCGAACAACTTTAATGAGTTCTGGAAAATTCTACGTAATTTCACGGAGAATTCAGCTCTCGATCGCTTGTTGCATTTTAAGATTTATGAAATTATTCAATTTAGTCAGAAGCTTGAAACTCATATCTGATAAGTCCTAATTCATTATTATAGGTATTTTTAACTAAAAAGTATACAAATCAAATTATTCAATAATTAGATAATCTATTTTTATCACTCTAAACTTCTATCTTAGTTTGTTTTTAAGTATATTTGCGAGTGCGATTGAGTTAAAAGCATATTTAACTTGCATAAAATAAAAATATTGCTGATAGAAGGCAATCGCGCTGGGGCAATCGCACTTTTAACATCTTTAACCATAAATGACTCTGTCTTTCTGCAACAGCTTAGAGCCAATCCCGTTACTAACTCGATTGCGATTGTTCTACTAACGGCTAAAGCAGTTTGCAATCGCAGGAGCAATCGAGAAACCTTTCTTCCCTCACGATCTTCCTCGTCAGATTGTTAATTTTCTGGACTGGAATTGGGCATATTTAAGTACGCTATCCTTTAGCGTCAGATGCATCGATTTACACGTAGGTTATTGACTCGCTGGAGGAAAAAGAACCATGTTAGTTCAGTCAGGATACCAAATTAAAGATAAAATTTCCGCTGGTATTAGTACAGATATTTATCGAGGATACGACGAGCAAACGCGAAAGCCAGTTATTATTAAAGCCATTAACACCGAGTACCCAACTTTCCAAGCAATTGCGCGCTTGCGATATGAGTATGAAATTATTCGCAATTTGGATTGTCAGGGCATTGTCAAACCTTACCGCCTAGAGAAGTATCGCAATGGGTTGGCTCTGATCTTAGAAGATTTTGGCGGTCAATCTCTCAAGCAAGTGCTTGCCTCTCAATCTATTTCTCTAAAAGAATGTCTGCGAATCGCGATCTCGATCGTAGAAACTCTGGGCAAACTACACGAGATCCCAATCCTTCACAAAGATATCAACCCTTCCAATATCATTATTAATCGCGCAACAGGCGAGGTCAAAATAACTGACTTCAGCATTGCTTCGCGCCTGTCTCATGAAAATCCAACCATTTGCCATCCTAACCTACTTGAAGGAACTCCTGCCTATATTTCACCAGAACAAACTGGGAGAATGAACCGCTCGATTGACTACCGCACCGATTTCTATTCCTTAGGCGTTACGCTCTATGAAATGCTAACGGGTAGATTGCCCTTCGAGTCTACCGATCTCATGGAGTTAGTTCACTGCCATCTGGCTAAATTTCCCGTCCCCCCCCATCAGCTTAACCGAGAGATTCCGGAAGCGGTTTCGTCGATTGTCATGAAACTTTTGGCTAAAAAAGCTGAAGAAAGATACCAAAGCGCTACTGGACTCAAAGCCGACTTAGAGACTTGTACCTATCAGCTACAGACAACTGGAATCATTAACAACTTTCCCCTGGGACAGCGTGACAGAGGGAGTCAACTACAAATTCCGCAGAAACTTTACGGGCGTGAAAACGAGGTACAAACCCTATTGGATGCCTTCGAGCGAGTGCGTCAAGGGACAGTCGAGCTAGTGCTAGTTTCAGGTTATTCGGGGATTGGAAAAACCTCAGTCATTAATGAAGTACAAAAACCGATTGTCGAAACGCGAGGGTATTTTATTGCTGGCAAGTTCGATCAACTGAAGCGCAATAGTCCTTATGCTGCTCTAATTCAGGCTTTTAGAGATTTAATTCGTCAGTTGTTGACAGAAAGCACCGATGTGCTGGCGATTTGGAAAGAGAAGCTGTTGCATGCCCTCGAAACCAACGCTCAGATCCTTATCGATCTCATTCCTGAAATCGAACTGATTATCGGCAGTCAGCCTAAAGTTGCCTCGCTACCGCCTTTTGAGGCACAAAATCGATTTAATCGGGTGTTTCAAAAATTTCTCGGCGTTTTTACACAACCCGAACATCCTTTGGTTTTATTTCTCGACGATTTACAGTGGGCAGATCTAGCCTCTCTTGAATTATTGCAAACTTTGATGACAAATAGCGATCGCCAATATCTATTAACGATTGCAGCCTATCGCGATAACGAAGTCAGTCCGACTCATCCCTCGATTCAAATCTTTGAGAAAATTCTCAAAGCTGGCGTTGCTGTCAACCATATTGTTATTAAGCCTCTGGAAAAGGAACATGTTAATCAGTTAGTGGCAGAAACTCTTAACGATTCCGTAGAAACAACCGATTTCGCGTTTTTACTGTTCAATAAAACCCAAGGCAATCCGTTTTTCATCGCGCAACTCCTCAAAACCCTGCACTCCGAAAAATTACTGACTTACAACCTTGATAAGGATAGATGGCAGTGGGACATCGAGAAGATTCAAGCGGTTGGCATCGCTGATTATCATGTAGTCGAACTTATTGCTAGAAATATCGGCAAGCTTTCAGAAACGACACAGCAGGTTCTCAAGTTAGCGGCTTGTTTTGGTAACCAATTTAACCTCAAAATGTTGGCAATTGTTAATGAAGAATCGGCTAAAGTTATAGCAGAAAAGCTATGGGAAGCTATCCAAACCGGGTTAATTTTACCTACTAGCAAAGCATGCCAAATTTTTTTGGCGTGCGAACAAGAGGAACTCGCGATCGCAAACGATCTTAACGTCAATTACAAATTTTTACACGATCGCGTCCAGCAAGCAGCCTACTCTCTATTTTCCGAATTTGAGAAAAAAATAACCCATCTCAAAATCGGTCAATTTTTGCTAAAAAATACAACTTTTCAAGAGAGAAAAGAAAACATTTTTGCTGTGGTTAATCAACTCAATTACAGCATCGATTTACTTACCGATCGCTCAGAAAAAGACGAGCTAGCTAAACTCAATTTAATCGCAGGTCAGCAAGCCAAGGCTACGACAGCTTATGAAGCGGCTCTTAATTATTTAAATTTAAGTTTGCAACTTCTAGCAATCGATAGCTGGAGTTACAATTATGACTTTACGTTGGAGCTTTACCTTGAAACAATAGAAGTCGAATATCTCAACAGTAATTTTGAGCGCTCTAATGTTTTAGCTGAAATAGCTCTTCAACAAGTTACAACCTTGCTTGAAAAGATTAAAATTTATGAGTTACAAATTTATGCTTGTATCGCTCAAAATAGAATGCAAACAGCACTCGATATTGGATTGCAAGTTTTAGAAAAGCTTGATATTCAACTAGAGAAAGAATCGCCTCAAATTGATGCGATCGAGGAGCTGGCATTTCTGCCAGAAATGAGCGATCCTTATAAACTATCTGCTTCTAAAGTTTTAATAGCTCTTGCCGATCCGGCTTACGTTGCTCGTCCCGATCTTCTGCCGTCGCTTATCTTTACTCAGATCGCTCTTTATTTCCGATATGGAAATCCGCCTCAAGCTGCTTACACTTATGTTTATTACGGTCTATTATTATGTAGTTCTCTTTCCGATATCGAGGCTGGATATCGATTTGGTCAACTCGCTTTAAAATTGTTAGAAGAATCTAATAATCAAGCGCTTAAAGCCAAGGTATTCAATGAGTTTTATGGTTTTATAAAACATTGGAAAGAACCTCTTAGAGAAACAATAGAACCTTTAGAGAAGACTTTTCAGACTGGAATCGAAATTGGGGATTTACTCTTTGCCGGATATGCAGGTTTAATTTATTGTACTAATCTATT
It includes:
- a CDS encoding trypsin-like serine protease → MTDARMPPVRCAIAFLGLLTCLGSGSQAAAANLNLKTSPVQRRIATVSHPDDYITSVFNGVARLAGQESNRHSCAGSLLKTGLHLLTAGHCVFEFKPQDFVLDFGEIKLSAAQFFIHPEYEHSIVANDIAIIELITKAPQQLTRYDIYRDNNEIGKVFNLVGYGAFGTGDRGAGLSLADFDYQKRLGKNTYDASGELLNGLIPDFPILPGTLAYDFDNGRPENDAFGVVFGSQYANLGLGLKEVNSALGDSGSPNFIDGLIAGITSYGFGANYSDRLLSTDLTPTRTDSSFGEFSVDTRVSFYARWIDSVLQNNNSVSIPEPSPLTGLAIVSAGFLLKRNKYRHD
- a CDS encoding nitrile hydratase subunit alpha, encoding MNLTKNLKSLEVTVSKLVAKAWMDDEFRKRFISEPTEILREAGVFIEDFVKIVVNQDSTNAPVLQGADGMTIYQINLPPKPSDLSDEQISAWSLGGVDVASACRSCC
- a CDS encoding ATP-binding sensor histidine kinase; protein product: MLVQSGYQIKDKISAGISTDIYRGYDEQTRKPVIIKAINTEYPTFQAIARLRYEYEIIRNLDCQGIVKPYRLEKYRNGLALILEDFGGQSLKQVLASQSISLKECLRIAISIVETLGKLHEIPILHKDINPSNIIINRATGEVKITDFSIASRLSHENPTICHPNLLEGTPAYISPEQTGRMNRSIDYRTDFYSLGVTLYEMLTGRLPFESTDLMELVHCHLAKFPVPPHQLNREIPEAVSSIVMKLLAKKAEERYQSATGLKADLETCTYQLQTTGIINNFPLGQRDRGSQLQIPQKLYGRENEVQTLLDAFERVRQGTVELVLVSGYSGIGKTSVINEVQKPIVETRGYFIAGKFDQLKRNSPYAALIQAFRDLIRQLLTESTDVLAIWKEKLLHALETNAQILIDLIPEIELIIGSQPKVASLPPFEAQNRFNRVFQKFLGVFTQPEHPLVLFLDDLQWADLASLELLQTLMTNSDRQYLLTIAAYRDNEVSPTHPSIQIFEKILKAGVAVNHIVIKPLEKEHVNQLVAETLNDSVETTDFAFLLFNKTQGNPFFIAQLLKTLHSEKLLTYNLDKDRWQWDIEKIQAVGIADYHVVELIARNIGKLSETTQQVLKLAACFGNQFNLKMLAIVNEESAKVIAEKLWEAIQTGLILPTSKACQIFLACEQEELAIANDLNVNYKFLHDRVQQAAYSLFSEFEKKITHLKIGQFLLKNTTFQERKENIFAVVNQLNYSIDLLTDRSEKDELAKLNLIAGQQAKATTAYEAALNYLNLSLQLLAIDSWSYNYDFTLELYLETIEVEYLNSNFERSNVLAEIALQQVTTLLEKIKIYELQIYACIAQNRMQTALDIGLQVLEKLDIQLEKESPQIDAIEELAFLPEMSDPYKLSASKVLIALADPAYVARPDLLPSLIFTQIALYFRYGNPPQAAYTYVYYGLLLCSSLSDIEAGYRFGQLALKLLEESNNQALKAKVFNEFYGFIKHWKEPLRETIEPLEKTFQTGIEIGDLLFAGYAGLIYCTNLFFLGEYLENIEQKQEIYLKQLQKLNLKYHVYYGNIGRQLTLNLMGKSEDRSQLIGEAFNESEMLPILKETNNQTSLFYVYLCKLILLYLFKQSDLAIVKAREAEKYEQAVSGLLTVAQYYFYYSLALLAQYSHANEREQNELLKQVATNQEKMKHWAHHAPSNFKNKYELVEAEKARVLGQTGEAMEFYDRAISGAKEQGFIHEEAIANELAAEFYLSISKEKIARTYLTDAYYRYTHWGALAKVKDLESRYPQFLSQTSTHKTTTTQANSIISPTVTLSVETLDLYSAIKASQTISQEIILDKLLEKLMKIILENAGAQIGVFILSKEGKLILEVASSEIRGGVTMRAVIPVEKCQKLPLSIINYVARTKETFILKKSVNDSIFVSDPYIQQHQPKSILCFPICTQGKLIGIVYLENNLTPDAFTSDRIEILKLLSPQMAISLENAMLYRNLQQSQARERAAQQMRKVLEKEKELNELKSRFVSMTSHEFRTPLATIMGYVELFKYYSHNWSEEKKQDYLDRIQSAVRHMTNLLDDVLLFNKAEAKKLELNPSLLNLQQFCHTLAEEIQLGVKTQQTIAFSCQGNCTEAYMDEKLLGHILGNLLSNAIKYSPADSTVEFRLTCQEGEATFQIQDRGIGIPEEDLPRLFEPFHRAKNASKISGTGLGLAIVKKSVDLHGGKIAVNSKVGTGTTFTVTIPLTQKN